DNA from Dokdonella koreensis DS-123:
TCACCGACGGGCCGACCTTGACGGCGATCGGGTTGCGGATGCCGCGGAAGTACTCGGTATGCGCGCCGTCGATCGCCGCCGTGCGCATGCCGATCCACGGATAGTGCGTGGACAGGTTGAACCAGCCCCATTGGCGCGGAACCTGGCGCGTCAGGGCCTCTTCGTAGTGGAGCAGCAGCGCCTCGTGCGAGGTGAAGAAGTCCACCCGCTGGAAATCGCTGACCGGTCGCCCGGCCAGTGTCTCCATGAAGCGCAGGGAATCGCCGATCGATTCGACCATGCGGCGGTAGTCCTGCTGCAACGGCGAATGCTCCACCCAGGCCAGGTCCCAGTACTCGGGATGGTGCAGGTCGGCGAAACCGCCGTCGATCAACGCGCGGACGAAGTTCATCGTCATCGCCGAATGCGCATGACCGCGGACCAGCCGCAGCGGATCGGGCACGCGCGTCTTCGCGTCGAACGCCGGCCCGTTGACCAGGTCGCCGCGGTAGCTCGGCAGGGTCACGCCGTCACGCGTCTCGGTGTCGGCCGAGCGCGGCTTGGCGTACTGGCCCGCGAAGCGGCCCACCCGCACCACCGGCAGCTGCAGGCCGTGCACCAGCACCAGGCTCATCTGCAGCATGACCTTGAGGCGATTGGAGATCAGCGGCGAGGTGCAGTCGTCGAACGTCTCCGCGCAGTCGCCGCCCTGCAGCAGGAAGCGCCGTCCCTCGGCCGCCTCGCCCAGCAGTTGCCGCAGCGCGAGGATTTCCCAGGACGTGACCAGCGGCGGCAGCTGCGCCAGCCGATGCAGGGCCTCGTCGAGCGCGGCACGATCCGGATAGACCGGCTGCTGCACCGCGGGACGCGCACGCCACGACGCGGGCGACCAATCGGCCGCCTCACGGACCGGCGAAATCGAGCGTTCTGGGATCATGGCGCCTGGAATCGACCTTGCACTGCAGCATCATGCCACAGCTGCATCGAAAGGGAATGCCGCCGCGTGCGGCGTCAGAACGCCGGGCGCCGCCGGCGCCAACCGGCGAAGATCGCCCCGGCCCCGAGCAGCACGTACCAGATCAGGGTCCAGCCGGGCATCGTGATGCCGAGAAAGCGCCAGCTGACCTGGCCGCAGTCCCCCGAGCCGGTGAAGGCCTTGCGGATCGCGTCGTGCAGCGGGAAGGCGTCGAGCATGTAGGCCAGGCCCGGGCCACAACCGGCGAGCAGCGGATCCGGCGGATTCATCTGCAGCCACAGATGCCGGATCGCGATGCCGGTCCCGACCAGGGCGGCCATCGCCACCAGGACCGCATAGAC
Protein-coding regions in this window:
- a CDS encoding disulfide bond formation protein B translates to MSLNPFRWPFRAQFAFGAFACIALLAYAYYEQFVMGEDPCPMCIFQRIAFIGMALFFLAGAIHGPRGGGRKVYAVLVAMAALVGTGIAIRHLWLQMNPPDPLLAGCGPGLAYMLDAFPLHDAIRKAFTGSGDCGQVSWRFLGITMPGWTLIWYVLLGAGAIFAGWRRRRPAF
- a CDS encoding class II 3-deoxy-7-phosphoheptulonate synthase, translated to MIPERSISPVREAADWSPASWRARPAVQQPVYPDRAALDEALHRLAQLPPLVTSWEILALRQLLGEAAEGRRFLLQGGDCAETFDDCTSPLISNRLKVMLQMSLVLVHGLQLPVVRVGRFAGQYAKPRSADTETRDGVTLPSYRGDLVNGPAFDAKTRVPDPLRLVRGHAHSAMTMNFVRALIDGGFADLHHPEYWDLAWVEHSPLQQDYRRMVESIGDSLRFMETLAGRPVSDFQRVDFFTSHEALLLHYEEALTRQVPRQWGWFNLSTHYPWIGMRTAAIDGAHTEYFRGIRNPIAVKVGPSVTPDQLLRLIDVLDPANEPGRLTLIHRMGVAKIEAVLPPLLSAVRSAGRKVLWCCDPMHGNTESLDNGYKTRRFENIRGELDRAFDIHAAVGTRLGGVHLELTGENVTECLGGARSLAEADLARAYKSTVDPRLNYEQALEMAMLIVRKRGAVAPGVPA